In Bacteroidales bacterium, the sequence CGCCTCGCCTTTTCAGATGAGATAGAAGCATACCGCATTTTGCAGAACTATGTGCACCTGGCTGATGAAGATCTGCATGATTGGGCCATTCTTGCCTTGCAGGAATGCAGGGTACTTATTGAATCAAAACTGCTTGACGAGAACCAGGTTTTCATTTCCACAGGACTGGGCGGCAAAGGATTCAAGCTCCGCTATTTTATTGTCCTTTTGCTCCGCCCAAACAAGCGAATGACCCTTCTCCGGGAAAGAATTATCTCCGGCGAAACGGAAGCTGTTTTCAGAAAGTATGCCATTGATGCCGAATCGTTGCGCTTTGCCGGTCGCTTTGTCACATTGCTGGTGATGATTCCTCTGGATGTTACCATCAGGTCGGTATTCGACGAAATCATTGCATCGTGCAACTACTACGGCAATTTTATGCAGGAAGATTTTATTGTTACCAATGTGCGCATCCTTGCTGATAATGAAATTAAAAAATACAGCAGGAAGAAAAACACCTCCCGCGACCGGTGATGAATTTCCTCCCGGAATAAGAAAAGAGAAATAAGAAAAGAAGTCCGCATTGTGCAGCAGTTCGTTTGCACTCCTGATGCTGAATCTGGCATAAACAGCACGAGAGAAAATATGCCCTGCGGAACCAGATTACTGCATTGCTCCTCCTGCATTTGTTTCTTTCAGGAAGGGTATTATCAACAGAAGAATTTCCGGCATCATTGTGATCCGTAACTACTAATACCAGCTCTTGCCGTTTGGGAACGGAAGAACTGCTTCACCGAAGCCGGCTTACCTGCTCTCCCTGTCAGATGGAGTCAGGCATTGGGTTTGCTTTCCAGGTCTTCAAAACTCACATCCGTATACTCACCGGAAGGAGATTCATCTTCATGGTCATCGCCTTCATTGTTGATCACAGGGGGTGCATTCCGGATGAATTGAAAAGCCTCGTTCAGGCCTTCCAGAAACTTGTCAAAATCTTCCCTGTAAAGGAAAATTTTGTGCTTTTCATAAAACTGCTTGCCCTCCTTGGTCAGGCGTTTTTTGCTCTCAGTCACCGTGAGATAATAATCGTTCCTGCGTGTAGCTTTTACATCAAAGAAATACGTTCTTTTCCCGGCACGTACTGCCTTTGAAAAAACCTCTTCCCGATTATTTCTCTCAACACTTTCGTTTTTTCCTGTTCCTTCTTCCATCGCTAAGGTTAGTTTAGGTTTATTGCAATATGCAATTAGGTTAATCAAGCCAAAAATATAAAAAAATATGAAAAAATTCTGCGCTTCACTGCTTTTTACCCTCTTATGTTTCATAACAAAGGTTGCCGGGAAGAAAAAAGATGTAATTTTGCACCCTCATAGATGAATTTTTTATCTCCGACGTTCTGATGATTAACCGAAGGCTTCTCCGGATCAAGGTTTTGCAGGCATTGTATGCTCATCTTAGCTCAGAAGACCGTTCCATCCAGGTTACCGAAAAGGAACTGCAACTCAGCATTCACAGGGCGTATGACCTCTATCACTACCTTTTGCTTTTGCCTGTTGAACTTCGCGATCTTGCCCGGAAGAAAATTGAGCTGGCGAAAGAAAAGCTCCGGCCTTCCTATGAAGACCTTCACCCGAATACCCGTTTTATCGACAACAGGTTGATCAACCAGATTGCTGCCAACCGCAGTCTGCTCGACTACCTGACCGAACATAAACTCAGCTGGGTTAACTATCCCGAACTCATCCGCCATCTTTTTACTGACCTTCAGGCAACTGACTATTACAACCAGTACATGCAGTCGGATGACACATCCTATGAAAATGAGCGGAATTTCGTCATCTGGCTTTACACCGATTTCTTCCCTTCTTCCGAGTACCTCAGTCAGGTTCTTGAAGAACAGAGCATTTTCTGGAACGATGAACCGGATTATATCATGGCGATGATTGTCAAAACACTGAAAAAATTCCGTGAAGAACAAGGCGCCCATGCTCCCCTGATGAAAATGTACCGCAACGAAGAAGACAGGGAATTTGCCCCCCTCTTGCTGAGAAAAGCCCTGCTGCACTATAACGAATACCTTGAGCTCGTTCATGCCTTCTGCGAAAACTGGGATATTGAACGAATCGCTTTCCTTGACAAACTTATTCTGATAACCGCTACGGCCGAAGCCGTGGAATTCCCGTTTATACCTACAAGGGTCACTATGAACGAGTACATCGATATTGCCAAGTTATACAGCACACAGCAAA encodes:
- a CDS encoding transcription antitermination protein NusB, giving the protein MINRRLLRIKVLQALYAHLSSEDRSIQVTEKELQLSIHRAYDLYHYLLLLPVELRDLARKKIELAKEKLRPSYEDLHPNTRFIDNRLINQIAANRSLLDYLTEHKLSWVNYPELIRHLFTDLQATDYYNQYMQSDDTSYENERNFVIWLYTDFFPSSEYLSQVLEEQSIFWNDEPDYIMAMIVKTLKKFREEQGAHAPLMKMYRNEEDREFAPLLLRKALLHYNEYLELVHAFCENWDIERIAFLDKLILITATAEAVEFPFIPTRVTMNEYIDIAKLYSTQQSGVFVNGLLDKIFHHLKESGRIVKKGKGLIGEI
- a CDS encoding PUR family DNA/RNA-binding protein, encoding MEEGTGKNESVERNNREEVFSKAVRAGKRTYFFDVKATRRNDYYLTVTESKKRLTKEGKQFYEKHKIFLYREDFDKFLEGLNEAFQFIRNAPPVINNEGDDHEDESPSGEYTDVSFEDLESKPNA